The Psychrobacillus sp. FSL K6-2836 nucleotide sequence GATTGAAGAAGGAATTATATTTGAGGATGAACAATTTATAGTGGAAGCAAAATTATTAGAACATGTAATGCCTTGTTTCGGATATACGGTCAAACAAAAAGCCCTTGCCCCTGAACTTTTTATAGAAAAAACAGATGCTCTAGGAGTTCCAAGAGGTCCATTATTAAAACTATTAAAAGAAGGACAAGATGTGGTGCTTCCGAATGGAATAATAGTAAAGAGTGAGGATGTAACTGGAGACCCAAGGGAGGGTTTTAAAGTAACAATACTTGGAGATACAAAATACTGTGAAAACTCTATTTGGTTAAGTAAAGATGCAGATGTCGTCGTCCATGAAGGTACGTTCGACGTAGATACAGCTGAGCTTGCGCGCCTTTATGGGCATTCGACAATAGTTGATGCAGCAGAAGTCTGTCAAAAAGCGAATGCTAAGCATTTGATCGTTAACCATATTAGTGCCCGGTTTCTATCAGCTGATCTAAAAAAAATGCTTACGCAAGTCGAAAAATATAGTTTTCCGGTTTATATCGCTGAAGATCTTGCAGAATATAATTGGGTAAATAATTCATTAATCAAATTATAAAAGAGATTCCGAATGAGTTGAATTTCACTCGGAATCTCTTTTTTTCTTTAGTATAACTAAACTCACAGTTGCAATTGGTCCTATAACTAATGATAGGAGGAACCAGCTGAGACCGCTTCTATTTTTCCCTTGTGCAAAATGCCGGCATTAATCCCGCATTAACGGGCAAGTATGTCTTCCGCGTAAAGGCTTGGTTCAAGCACCAAAGAATAAGTGGGAGATAACTGCCCAAAC carries:
- the rnz gene encoding ribonuclease Z, producing the protein MQLLFLGTGAGMPSKQRNTTSTVLKLLEERGSFWMFDCGEATQHQILHTTLKPRKLEKLFITHLHGDHIYGLPGLLGSRSFLGGLEPLTIYGPTGLKNWIEVTLAISNTHVKYPLSIIEIEEGIIFEDEQFIVEAKLLEHVMPCFGYTVKQKALAPELFIEKTDALGVPRGPLLKLLKEGQDVVLPNGIIVKSEDVTGDPREGFKVTILGDTKYCENSIWLSKDADVVVHEGTFDVDTAELARLYGHSTIVDAAEVCQKANAKHLIVNHISARFLSADLKKMLTQVEKYSFPVYIAEDLAEYNWVNNSLIKL